In a single window of the Magnolia sinica isolate HGM2019 chromosome 7, MsV1, whole genome shotgun sequence genome:
- the LOC131251956 gene encoding putative disease resistance protein RGA3 has translation MVDALVSFAIEKLGNVLVDEVAMSVRVTNDIEKLSSTFKSIQAMLEDAESQRLKNKAVKIWLEKIKDVAYDVDDIIDEWTTETLRSQAADEGDVSCFSKNNVRSFLSPVTCFKHVMLRHRIGSRIKEARGRLDDISKEARQLGLSVASGERERVDTVVRQHEIRKRETSSQVDRSSIVGREDDKKKVLDFLLRESSQEVTDVPVVISIVGMGGLGKTTLAQLAYNDEEVKRHFDVKIWVCVSEDFDVKRITKLMIESATGSPCNLEGLDLLQSHLRDILHSKRFLLVLDDIWSEDRRTWDGLRLPFQAGALGSRIVITTRSENVARAMRNTHMCKLEALSDDECWLLFSSEALEHRSTTERSELEEIGWKIVKKCGGVPLAAKTLGSAMQSRTTRSQWELVLESEIWNLVDVMEGILPALLLSYYDLPPALKQCFTYCSIFPKDWEIEKDKIVKLWVAQGFIGSDTSKDMEEIGGGYFDDLLKRSLLQDAVMVDDKIFECKMHDLVHDLAQFVAGNDCSIMKITQRAIFNLNKVRHSSLPFPGPGAFEVTSIPSSFYKVHKLRTLLIFPESELSIYFALRLLKMSEMEKVRSCSVLHNLFHHLRCLRALEMSGTKISRLPRTVRQLKQLRYLDLSDSMIEELPEELIACKNLQSLILNFCRFLKRLPREMRKLISLRHLELRGTELGYLPKGIGRLTSLQTLTDFIVGGNDGCELGELKHLKLLRGLLYISQLQKASSQEEAKQAELNEKMHLHTLILSYSYGEVVGDEEKRRAEVVLQGLQPHTNLKVLKIWHYRGSKFPDWMGDPSFSNLISVELSDCTECEELPPLWNLPMLRELQIVGCPLLKQRYKMGGDDRHKIAHISDLRMS, from the coding sequence atggtTGATGCACTGGTCTCATTTGCAATAGAGAAATTGGGCAATGTTCTTGTAGATGAGGTGGCTATGTCTGTGCGTGTCACCAACGATATTGAAAAGCTTTCCAGTACATTCAAGTCAATTCAAGCAATGCTTGAAGATGCTGAGTCTCAGCGATTGAAGAACAAAGCAGTGAAGATTTGGTTGGAGAAGATCAAAGATGTGGCCTATGATGTGGACGACATAATAGATGAGTGGACGACGGAAACTCTCAGATCACAAGCAGCCGATGAAGGTGATGTGTCCTGTTTCAGCAAGAACAATGTAAGAAGCTTCCTCTCCCCTGTTACTTGCTTTAAACATGTAATGTTACGCCATAGAATTGGAAGTAGGATAAAGGAGGCAAGGGGTAGATTAGATGATATTTCCAAAGAGGCGAGACAATTGGGTCTTAGTGTAGCtagtggagagagggagagagtggatACTGTAGTGAGGCAGCATGAAATTAGAAAGCGAGAAACAAGTTCTCAAGTTGACAGATCGTCGATTGTCGGTAGAGAAGACGATAAAAAAAAGGTCCTCGACTTTCTGTTGAGGGAGAGTAGTCAGGAGGTAACTGATGTCCCTGTCGTCATTTCTATCGTTGGAATGGGGGGTTTGGGCAAGACCACTCTTGCTCAGCTCGCTTACAACGATGAGGAAGTCAAGAGGCATTTTGACGTGAAAATTTGGGTGTGTGTTTCAGAAGATTTTGATGTGAAAAGGATTACGAAATTAATGATAGAATCCGCAACAGGGTCTCCTTGTAATCTTGAAGGGTTGGACCTGTTGCAAAGTCACCTTCGCGACATCTTGCATTCAAAGAGATTCTTGCTTGTCCTTGATGACATTTGGAGTGAAGATCGTAGGACATGGGATGGATTGAGACTTCCCTTCCAAGCTGGTGCATTAGGGAGTCGAATTGTCATAACCACTCGAAGTGAAAATGTTGCAAGGGCGATGAGAAACACCCACATGTGCAAATTGGAGGCCTTATCAGATGACGAATGTTGGTTATTGTTCAGCAGTGAAGCGCTTGAGCATCGGAGTACAACAGAGCGTTCGGAGTTAgaagagattggatggaaaatcgtAAAAAAGTGTGGAGGCGTACCACTTGCAGCAAAGACACTAGGAAGTGCCATGCAGTCGAGAACGACGAGAAGCCAGTGGGAGCTCGTGTTGGAAAGCGAAATATGGAATTTAGTTGATGTCATGGAAGGAATTTTACCAGCTTTGTTACTCAGCTACTACGACTTGCCTCCTGCTCTGAAGCAGTGCTTCACATACTGCTCTATTTTCCCCAAAGATTGGGAGATAGAGAAGGATAAAATAGTTAAGTTATGGGTGGCACAAGGCTTCATCGGCTCCGACACAAGCAAAGATATGGAAGAAATTGGTGGGGGGTATTTTGATGATTTATTAAAACGTTCGTTACTCCAAGATGCAGTAATGGTTGATGATAAAATATTCGagtgcaagatgcatgatttagttcatgACCTAGCGCAATTTGTTGCAGGAAATGACTGTTCGATTATGAAGATCACACAAAGGGCCATTTTTAACCTAAACAAGGTCCGCCATTCTTCTTTACCATTCCCTGGCCCAGGTGCATTTGAAGTGACCTCAATTCCATCCAGCTTTTATAAAGTCCACAAGTTGCGAACATTGCTAATCTTCCCAGAGTCAGAGCTTTCGATCTATTTTGCTTTGCGATTGTTGAAAATGTCGGAAATGGAAAAAGTAAGAAGCTGCAGTGTCCTCCACAATTTATTTCATCATTTACGATGCCTTAGGGCATTGGAGATGAGTGGAACTAAGATTTCAAGATTACCTCGCACAGTAAGACAGTTGAAGCAATTGAGATATCTCGATTTGTCTGACTCAATGATAGAGGAGTTACCCGAGGAGTTGATTGCTTGCAAAAATTTACAGAGCTTGATACTCAATTTCTGTCGTTTCCTAAAAAGACTGCCTAGAGAAATGAGGAAATTGATTAGCCTCAGACATCTAGAACTCAGAGGTACGGAGCTGGGGTACTTACCCAAAGGGATAGGGAGACTAACTTCTCTTCAGACGTTAACAGATTTCATTGTGGGTGGTAACGATGGATGTGAGTTAGGAGAACTGAAACACCTTAAACTCCTTCGGGGACTTCTTTATATATCCCAATTGCAAAAGGCGTCAAGTCAGGAGGAAGCAAAGCAGGCAGAATTGAATGAGAAGATGCATCTTCATACTCTTATCTTATCCTATTCATATGGAGAGGTAGTGGGAGATGAAGAGAAGAGGAGAGCAGAGGTGGTGCTTCAAGGACTCCAACCCCATACAAACTTGAAAGTGTTGAAGATATGGCATTACAGAGGTTCCAAGTTTCCCGATTGGATGGGGGATCCTTCTTTCTCCAATCTAATCAGCGTCGAACTGTCTGATTGCACCGAATGCGAAGAGCTACCACCTCTCTGGAATCTCCCCATGCTCCGTGAATTGCAGATCGTCGGTTGTCCACTCTTGAAGCAGCGGTACAAAATGGGTGGAGATGACAGGCACAAGATTGCACATATCTCTGATCTCCGCATGTCGTAG